The segment aataatgccccaaatctgacaaaattgactgatacaacttggctctgataccaattataagtctctaatctgcctgtgtatcagtcagatccgtttgatggtgcggaatcccaatcaaacggattatttcagataaaatagaagagaagaagaagaggaataagatgaatctcgattgtattaatgatatgaattAAAGCTCCAGATACAAACGATTCACACACacgtttctctcttctctctggccgtaaattctctagttcatcaatcccttcctcacaccctaatacctatatttatactaggggaacatgggccggaaacacatggaccgtaaactagaccataaattcataaaatattacacaaaaatataattgcccaaaaaagcaaagtataaaccatattttgacctaacaGGTGATGTGCGTCGTAAAATAAATATCAAAGATCCATTACTTATTGGCCTAAGTAATCCAAATGAAATCTGTAGTGATCgtaaaaccgagagtgtgcatataaaAATGCCTAAATCTGAttccgtatgaggaagttatgatttttctaagtttcagtgtAGCAGTGTGTGAGACAGAAACCAAAATTAAGATCAGTGTATTGTTAgaaaaaacaatctaaatgagaattgaagatctcattgatatgATCCCatcaatataaagacagtcggAAGCGGAGTCCATATGaaagagttatgaattttacatagTAGTTAGCACTATAATCTTTGTAGAGTGTTAAATTTAAGTTGGGTTGAGAATtttccgacggagtctaaatgaaatttgtagtaaTCATTAATTGCTATGTGTGGAtacaaagaacgtcaaaaacaaagAAGGTATGAGAGAGATATAATTTTTTAAAGATCTGTGCTTTTTCCCGGCATCGATCGCCTAGGAGCTGACATGTGGCTTACCCATCTCCTTCCAACCTACCTACCACAGGGTGTGGTGTGTCTGGTAGGTAGGCACGGGGCACCCTTCTgttataaataaaagtgtttcaTTTTTCATTGTTCCTCACCCCTTATTcaatccaaaaactctctggaGGCCCCTCCCAACTCGAGTCTGATATTTCTAAGTTTTATAATACATTAGCAAGGCTCTAGAGTATCTAGGCGCCCGACAAAAAGGAGCTTCAGGGCGAATCCTGGTTTTTGCTAGAATATATTAGTAAGTTAGTCTACACTTACTATGATTTAAGTGTAacctatatttatattattagtcgttgttatgaatgtataaataagatttatcagtaattctagTTATAATATTGATTGATCAACTTACTGGAGATGTGTGTAAAACAGTCACATTGACTTGGTTGTTcgatttcagaaaggctatatgccgaaatggtcATGTCTCCCAACTTTCCGGCCTGGCTGATCGTTATTAGATAGAACTCTCGGTATTCATTGGGATTAATGAAAGATCTAACTCTCCTATCCACAAGCATATATCGTACATAACGATCATGCATATCATCTAATGGCACTCTGCCTCTGGCTCATAGTCACCACTACTACTACTCTCAGTCGTCAAATACTACCGACTCTCAGCCTCCGCAAAGGCATCCGCCTTTCACCGAAACTATATCCATATTGGGGATGATGCTAATATTGACAACTGCCTCATGCGCATGTAGTTATATGCAGTCTTGAGTTGGATAGATAGTCAAACAAATGATCATTCTctaaagccacaaccaaacaaggaacaaaaaaGAAAGTCTATACTTAGAGTTCTTAGGCTATCTACATTAAAATACACACAACGCCTAGGGTATCTACTCAACGATCAACCAATATTATCATTACCATAACCAACCATGACACCTAAAAATATCATACAAACAACATGCAAGACACTACCAGTCTAGCATACCATGACACCAAGTGTCCAATACTTTAAATACATAGCAAGGAGTTATCCTGGCCAACTAGAATCCATACAAAGGATATACAATGTCACAcgtggtatagtgagaagactcacatgaaTCGCAGAACAAAAGAATCGCAACTACACTCTCAACTCATTGTACTGATCAAACCCATGAACTAACTATCACCAAACATAGATCAAACCTCAATCAACAATCCAAGCCCTTCAAGTTTGACCAAAGGTCAAACTGATCAAAAACATCAACGGTCAATGGCCAACCAGCTCAACAGCCACCATACCATGGTGAGTCCTTGACCACACCTTGGCCGTGTCCCAACAAAACAATCAAGTTGCAGTGCACCACCACGTCATAGGTCTTCCTTGGTCACATTGTGGTTTCTACCATAACTATCTTTTCTTtgttaagagcttaatccattaagacaactGCAAATACTTTCTAGAAGGCTTAATGACATCCTATTGATCCATAATAATCATTAATTTATGGGTGTGCATGTTCAATGCATGTCCTCCTCCAAACTTAGGTCAAAATGGTGAAAATGGATTCAAAACTCCATGCATGGCATTAACCAAGTGAACCACTTTAGACCTAAAACATATGATGTACTAGGGACATCAAAGAGTGATACAGTTGCAAACTTTATCACTTCCAAcctttcaaaaattacataacCTTagaaaacttgttcattttctaGATCCAAGGAGAGGACACGTAAAGTTAGTGTCTTTAATACTTACAAAGGTCCATGACCAGAGAGAAAGTTGCACAATCACTAGATCTAGCTTGCTTACACCACAACTCCTTGATCAAACTACCAAAATGAAAAGATTAGAGGGGCTAGAGTTTAAAATAAGGATTATGGAGGTAGAAGATAATGACCTAACTCTTAAgtttattcctttaaatatggACAAAACACTAATCTTCATGGGCTTCATCTGCAGTGCTCACCACGCCTTTGTGCCCAATCAGGCTCAACCTCATTTAATTGATATGGTCACGCTATGGTCAGCCACCATCCACGCAGTGGCATAATATTTTTTCGCAATGCGTTATCTTTGAAAGCCTCAAATCTTTAATCGGTCGAATCAAGAAAACAAGTGTTACAAAGAACATGTTACTACATTTAAAAGAACAAGGGATATAATGTTAAGTACCCCATTTAATGAAGTGCTAATGCGAAAATGCAGCTTGAACTAAACAAAATTGGTCTGTACACGActaatgcatatactcagttcTTAAAGACTTGGTTTTGCTAAAGTTTCTAAATAATATCTATTAACACATACAGGAATGCATGAATGGACTAAGAAGCAACTGCATGCTCATAATTATCGAGTTCCTGAACCTTATCGAGATCAGGTATATAATGtaacaaatatttaaaaactAATTATATAAGATCATCTATTTTTATCAAAAGTATGCTTATTCTTAGTGCAATTATAGATGTTTGACTAATATACTTGACTTTACAGGTTGTGGTTATTATTGGTAGTGGGTCAAGTGCATATGACATATCAAGAGAAATAGCAACCGTTGCCAAAGAAGTTCACTTGTCATCAAGATCACCAGATGCTAAGGTCTCAAAAATGGATAAATTCCATAATATATGGCAGCATTCGAGGGTAACATTTAACATTTCCTTTTATCATACATTTATTTTTTCACTATGAATTTATTGCACATGATATGGTCCTTTCCTTCATGGATCCTTCTGTTAAGAAaggttatttattttttattttggaggTAGCAAAGAACACTGAAACTCTATATGTATTTCTATAATTTAACTAGATAGATCATGTTTTCCAAGATGGTATAGTTACGTTTCAAGATGAAGTATCCATTAAAGCAGATACAATTATACATTGTACAGGGTAAGAACAACAAGAATTTCCATCCTTTTATATCCATTTCAATGATCTAATTGGTTTTTTATAGGTACAAATATCATATTCCCTTTCTTGAAATGAAGGGCATTATAAGTGTTGAAGAAAATCGTGTTGCACCTACTTATGGACATGTTTTCCCTCCACAACTTGCTCCCAAACTATCATTCGTGGGACTATTTAACAAGGTGAGTTCATTGTATACTAATACTCATTTTTAATACAATACCATCTATTTTGATTATGGACAACCAAATTAACATTAGACTAGCTATAACTATAAATTTTACTCAGGGTATGACATTTCTTCCAGCAGAACTGCAATCAAAGTGGATAGCTCAAGCATTATCCGGGAAGGTTTTATTGCCATCCGAAAAAGAAATGTTGCATGATGTAGAACAAGTTTACAGACAAATGGAAGAGAGGGGAATCCCTAAGAGCTACACTCATTCACTTAATCATCAAGTAAGTTTTCCAATTTCATTAATTCATTTAAGATGTTATAGTTTTATACTTTTATTCTTATTATTGGTAATGTTGACCCCTTTATCTTAATTGTTGTTTAATATATAGATGGATTACATGGATTGGTTATCAGATCAATTAGGAACAACACGGCCTCCACAAAAGCTGAAGGACTTTTATGCACACTTCATAGAACGTTTTCATGACGATCATGAAGGCTTCCGTGAAGCGTTTGAATATAGTTTATCAAACGATGATGGGATTTAAATCAGTTCCTTCTGATTTATTTAAGTAGTTCATCCTCTAATCAACTATAAACTATGGCTTTGGGGATGTAACGATAGAAACAAAACATATGTTACATTTTCCTTTCCATTTTTGCACTACTTTTGTAAAAGCATCACCGAAAACTATCCAATAATGTCTGGGAACACACTCTAACAGTATGCACAATGCAACATAAGCACGAGTTTATGTTTTTAACATAAAGTTAATTCATTGAGCTCCATGTATCAGACCAGAAACGACAATAAGGTTAGGCAATTCTTTTGTCTCGTGAAAATGTTGTTTCCAAGAGGAACACAGAAGGTTGTTCATGCTCTGTTGTCTCTACATTTATTAATTTGGCCAGCAATGAATACCAATAGCAGAAGTCAATTTTTGTTATATGTATTATATTGTTGTATGACAAATTATGTAAAACTGAAACATATATTATCTTTTTAATGGTGGCAATAAACTTTAACCTTCAATAATGGAAACGTTTTGACTTTATAATAACAAACTAGGAATAATAAATATAAAGGAATTTCTGAAAATgattaattgaaaaaaaatagcaacttaatttttttttttttgttatgcgATTTGACACCAATGGAGCTTCTAGCCTAGCGATATTAGATGTTGCCCTCCTCCTTAAGGTTGAGGTTCAAATCATGTCTAAGACATAGATGAATTTAGAATTAGTTGAGGAAGAGATTTGTCAGACAAAAAAAAACAAAGCAATTTCATTATGGTATTGACTGTAAACAGAATTATGCCTAATATTCTTTTATTAGCTTATATGaagaatatatattattttatataaataaataagaactTTGTCAAACTTTATATTTTGGTTAGATTTTCGGGATGAATTACAAACCTTTATCATTGAACTCGGTGATTTATGATGATTACAACAGTATaaatagtttcacaattaaacAATATTTAGGACACTACTAGAAGAAAGCCTTTTAATGACACATGAACCATGACACGCATTGGTTTTACGGAAAAGTGTGTGTCCTACTAGAAGAAAGCCTTTTAATGACACATGAACCATGACACGCACTGGTTTTACGGAAAAGTACGTGTCCTAAAATAATATCAGCTCTACGAAAATTTATAGAATTTAATATCAGTTCTACGAAAATTTAAAGAATTTAGGACATGCATTTTTTGTGTgtcctaaaattagtgtcacaaaAAAATATACAGAGGGTGCTTATCATAAAACATGTGTCGTGTAAGCATGTTGTTTTATAATTCTTCAAATTAACATGCGTCGACCATTATCTTTATCACAAAATTCCAGGACCATTCTAGGGATTTTTTCAAGAACCATTCAAAATATATGAGTGCTCTCTACAACGATCATCAACCTCAACTCACCTCACCTTGCCAGAGACTGCGACGACTGCTCAATTTTATAAACCTTAGCTCTGCTTATGGTATGTTTTGATTTGTCTCTCTTCCTAGCGTTTTCGTTCTTCTACCAAAAATTTCTTATTAAAAATGAAACACTTGATTCGTTTGGGCCACGAAGGATCCTCACTCCCTCATAACTTCTAAAACATAAAACACCCTAGAAATGGATCGAATGAGATGGGATTTCCGTTCTAGTGGATTATAAAGAACTCACCTTGATCTTCGTTCTTACAACTTCTTTAATGACAACATTTTCTTCCTTACACCTAACCATCATTCCATCCATCCTTGTTTGTGCTCCATTTAACTTCGTTCTCAATTTCACACTTTGTATATCGATGGATTAATTATGCAAACTTGATGATGTCTTTCTGAAACGTTCGTCCAAACCTTGCCCATCAAATGAGCCAGAATCATGTTGATAGGAACCTTTTAAGAAGTACAAAATAGTACATACCACAAAGAAAATTGATGTAATAATGTTTGAACTGTTTTTGAATTAATGTAACAAAATGGTGTTTTAGATGAAATATTCAACCACTTTTCTTtctatgacatatatatatatatatatatatatatatatatatatatatatatatatatatatatatatatatatacacacacacacacaacattgTAAATAGAAATTGATAATGGTACTCTACATTCTGTGCTTGGATTAATTTCAAGGGTGTTTATCGTCAAAGCAATAATATGTGGAAAGACATTTAAGAAGTTGCAAGAAACAGATTAATAGCATAAACACAAACAAAGAGGGAAAGAGGAAAGACACTTGATATGAACCGACTTATTTTCATATTCGTGTCTAAAGCCACTATTTAGCATAAATATTGTACCCCCAATTATAAATACATATAGAATCATGAAGGATACAATACCTCAATAGGTAGGATTGTTAGAGCGTAGAAGAGAATTAGAGATGCAAATGGTGGTAAACAAAAAAATAGGTCGGATGTAAGTGCATATAGTGAGGAGTCGAGATATTTGTTGCCTCAATAATCAATTTAAGAATCGTGACCTATTGGTTTGTCTTATCGACCAAAGATCTCAACTGAATTACAATGCCTATCTACGCAAGGGTAAGTCGGTACCTTGCCTCCATTACTATGTTTTTCCTAATTTACATTATTGTGTTTTTCCCAATTTAAATCGAAATTGATATCACCTCTATATATAATTTTGTACTTGTCCCTCAATAGGCAAATCTTTGTGATGGATGTTTATTTCTAAGACAAATCTTTGGGAAGAACACGACTTATAAATTATGAGTTTCTCCACAATCTTTCTCTGATGTCATTTTGACTTTCTTATGTTAAAATTAAATTGCTTTATGTTTTTGCTAATTTCTTGAATCATTATGTAATTTTCTAATTTGTAACTGTGAATTGTCGTGAAAATCCCAAAACCACAATGTTGCAAAGCATAAGCCTTATACGTGGAAACCGGATGTTACACAAATGGTAAGAGACCTTCCTAACACAGGTTAAAAATCTGAAAGGTATGATGTATCAGGGTCCTAACTTCCCCCACTTGTTGAAGCGAATGattcctttccatggggataccttcaaaAACACATAATCCCCTACTTGGAACTCCAAGTTTTTTCTCCTcatgtcggcataactttttttttgtctttaaGTTGTTTTGAGGCACTCTCTAATATGATAAATGTACTTAGTGGTCCTCTGAGTGACCTTAATATTCCCGATCTCACGCTATCCTAAccctcccccccccccaacaAACTAGGCTTTGGCATCGCCTCCTACATAACGTCTCGTAAGGCGGTACTCCAATACTGGCAtggtaactattattgtaggagaactcggctaGTGGCAAAAAGGTATCACAACTACctccaaaatctatcacacaatCTCACAACATGTTCTCTAAAGACTATATTGTTCTCTTACTCTAGCTGTCTGTATGGGGGTCGTACATTGTGCTAAACCTCAACTATGTACCAAGATCCTCATGAAATCGCTTCCAAAATAAGACGCGAATCTGGTATCCATGTCAGACACTACT is part of the Lactuca sativa cultivar Salinas chromosome 7, Lsat_Salinas_v11, whole genome shotgun sequence genome and harbors:
- the LOC111881378 gene encoding flavin-containing monooxygenase FMO GS-OX5 → MQTPLKVAVIGAGLCGLIAARELERESHEVVVFEKAHRLGGVWVYDPRTESDLLGVDPQREIIHATIYKSLRTNSPRQIMGFSDYPFQGKEYGDPRMFPGHEEFLRYLEDFAEKFAVKKLIRFNSEVTRVDFICSRYEFQVEWKSIPVSSASSSNSTEVFDAVVVCNGHNSQPRVALDIQGMHEWTKKQLHAHNYRVPEPYRDQVVVIIGSGSSAYDISREIATVAKEVHLSSRSPDAKVSKMDKFHNIWQHSRIDHVFQDGIVTFQDEVSIKADTIIHCTGYKYHIPFLEMKGIISVEENRVAPTYGHVFPPQLAPKLSFVGLFNKGMTFLPAELQSKWIAQALSGKVLLPSEKEMLHDVEQVYRQMEERGIPKSYTHSLNHQMDYMDWLSDQLGTTRPPQKLKDFYAHFIERFHDDHEGFREAFEYSLSNDDGI